One Cyclopterus lumpus isolate fCycLum1 chromosome 7, fCycLum1.pri, whole genome shotgun sequence DNA window includes the following coding sequences:
- the LOC117733806 gene encoding protein snail homolog Sna-like: MPRSFLVKKSFPSRKPLYRESLLQSQAAFVPECFAQAELPTQNGSLALRCHPADPFFTDTLPAPLSPITPASPSPLGPLDLSSSPSSTSSEEEEEEEEEEDGGRTSDPPSPDAIQHLYRCLHCSNSYTSLSALSHHQASHHQASHHQSPPPAEVCARPAFHCKHCPKEYSSLGALKMHIRSHTLPCVCTTCGKAFSRPWLLRGHIRTHTGERPFACQHCNRAFADRSNLRAHLQTHSEVKKYQCGSCSRTFSRMSLLHKHGASGCRAAS, from the exons ATGCCTCGCTCCTTCCTGGTCAAGAAGTCCTTCCCCAGCAGGAAGCCCCTCTACAGGGAGAGCCTCCTGCAGAGCCAAGCCG CTTTTGTCCCAGAATGCTTTGCACAAGCGGAGCTCCCGACGCAGAACGGCAGCTTGGCCCTGAGGTGCCACCCCGCCGACCCGTTCTTCACGGACACCTTGCCCGCGCCGCTCTCCCCGATCACGCCCGCCTCCCCGTCGCCGCTCGGCCCTCTGGATCTCAGCAGCTCTCCGTCCAGCAccagcagcgaggaggaggaggaggaggaggaggaggaggatggggggcgCACCTCAGACCCCCCCAGCCCGGACGCCATCCAGCACCTCTACCGCTGTCTGCACTGCAGCAACAGCTACACCAGCCTCTCGGCGCTGTCCCACCACCAGGCGTCCCACCACCAGGCGTCCCACCACCAG TCGCCCCCCCCCGCCGAGGTCTGCGCCCGTCCGGCCTTCCACTGCAAACACTGCCCCAAGGAGTACAGCAGCCTGGGCGCCCTGAAGATGCACATCCGCTCTCACACGCTGCCCTGCGTGTGCACCACCTGCGGCAAGGCCTTCTCCAGGCCGTGGCTGCTCCGAGGACACATCCGCACGCACACAG gcgaGCGCCCCTTCGCGTGCCAACACTGTAACCGGGCCTTCGCCGACCGCTCCAACCTGCGCGCCCACCTGCAGACCCACTCGGAGGTGAAGAAGTACCAGTGTGGCTCCTGCTCGCGCACCTTCAGCCGCATGTCCCTGCTGCACAAGCACGGCGCCTCCGGGTGCCGTGCCGCCTCGTAG
- the samhd1 gene encoding deoxynucleoside triphosphate triphosphohydrolase SAMHD1 — protein MEGRKRPLEAVLTPEDGFETPEIRASQPRLLYPDHTRWGVEQTCRYLRAEGLGEWEEAFRAQKITGVGLQYLKDADLEKMGLQFLGDRLRVQHSLSKLWLREAEPNKVFNDPIHGHVEMHPLLVRIIDTPQFQRLRYIKQLGGAYFVFPGASHNRFEHSIGVGYLAGRLVQALNQRQPDLLISHRDALCVQIAGLCHDLGHGPFSHMFDNMFLPKARPGITWKHEKASLNMFDYLVADNQLKPVMEQHGLVLPEDLDFIKEQIGGPEDSEAARDQKWPFKGRPEDKSFLYEIVANKITGIDVDKWDYFARDCYHLGIQNNFDYRRFLKFARVCEVDGQKRICTRDKEVNNLYDMFHLRDCLHRRAYQHKVGNIIETMITEAFLKADKYIKFKGSGGEMFTLSTAIDDMEAYTKLTDTVFERILNSSSPALKDSREILRNIVCRRLYKCVGQTQADKPMSATRENILGWEAALARSVLQSGAQDLRLQPEDFLVSVISMDYGMKDKNPINNVHFYCKDNPNMAVQIRKNQVSKLLPEQFAEQLIRVYCKKTDDRSLEAAKKLFVQWCMDENFSKPQNGDVIAPLLTPLKASWVNNKEEEKEEEEEEEEEEEEEEENRAHGNGPKKARIKLFK, from the exons ATGGAGGGCAGGAAACGACCGTTGGAGGCGGTTCTGACCCCCGAAGACGGCTTCGAGACGCCGGAGATAAGAGCGTCGCAGCCCCGGCTGCTGTACCCGGACCACACGCGATGGGGAGTGGAGCAAACGTGTCGGTACCTGCGGGCAGAAGGTCTCGGAGAATGGGAAGAGGCGTTCAGAG CGCAAAAGATCACCGGTGTCGGGCTGCAGTATCTGAAGGACGCTGATCTGGAGAAGATGGGCTTGCA gTTCCTCGGTGACCGTCTGAGAGTTCAGCACAGCCTCAGCAAGCTGTGGCTGAGAGAGGCGGAGCCAAATAAG GTGTTCAACGATCCCATCCACGGCCACGTGGAGATGCACCCTTTGCTCGTCAGAATCATCGACACGCCTCAGTTCCAGAGGCTTCGGTACATCAAGCAGCTCGGGGGGGCCTACTTTGTCTTCCCCGGGGCGTCCCACAACCGCTTCGAACACAGCATTGG GGTGGGTTACCTGGCGGGGCgactggtccaggctctgaacCAGCGGCAGCCGGACCTCCTCATCTCCCACAGAGACGCCCTCTGTGTGCAGATCGCCGGGCTCTGCCACGACCTGG GACACGGGCCCTTCTCCCACATGTTCGACAACATGTTCCTCCCCAAAGCGCGTCCGGGAATCACCTGGAAG CACGAGAAAGCCTCCCTCAACATGTTCGACTACCTGGTGGCCGACAACCAGCTGAAGCCGGTGATGGAGCAGCACGGCCTGGTGCTGCCCGAGGACCTGGACTTCATCAAGGAGCAGATCGGCGGCCCGGAGGACTCGGAGGCGGCTCGGGACCAGAAG TGGCCGTTCAAAGGTCGCCCAGAAGACAAGTCCTTCCTCTATGAGATCGTGGCCAACAAAATAACTGGCATCGACGTGGACAAGTGGGACTACTTCGCCAG GGACTGCTACCACCTGGGCATCCAGAACAACTTCGACTATCGCCGCTTCCTGAAGTTTGCCAGAGTGTGTGAGGTGGACGGGCAGAAGCGCATCTGCACAAGAGACAAG GAGGTGAACAACCTGTACGACATGTTCCACTTGAGGGACTGTCTGCACAGGAGAGCCTACCAGCACAAAGTGGGCAACATCATAGAGACCAT GATCACGGAGGCCTTTTTAAAAGCCGACAAGTACATCAAGTTCAAAGGCTCGGGAGGGGAGATGTTCACGCTCTCCACAGCCATAGATGACATGGAGGCCTACACCAAGCTGACAG ATACCGTGTTTGAACGCATCCTCAACTCCTCCTCCCCGGCGCTGAAGGACTCGAGGGAGATCCTGCGCAACATCGTGTGTCGACGCCTCTACAAGTGTGTCGGCCAAACGCAGGCCGACAAACCCATGAGCGCCACCCGG GAGAATATTCTGGGCTGGGAAGCGGCTCTGGCTCGATCCGTCCTGCAAAGCGGTGCCCAGGACCTCCGTCTGCAGCCGGAGGACTTCTTAGTCAGC GTCATCTCCATGGACTACGGGATGAAGGACAAGAACCCCATCAACAACGTGCATTTCTACTGCAAAGACAACCCAAACATGGCAGTCCAGATCCGCAAGAACCAG GTGTCTAAACTTCTCCCCGAGCAGTTCGCGGAGCAGCTGATCCGAGTTTACTGCAAGAAGACGGACGACCGAAGTCTGGAGGCAGCCAAGAAGCTGTTTGTCCAGTGGTGCATGGACGAGAACTTCTCCAAGCCTCAG AACGGAGACGTAATCGCACCGCTATTGACTCCTCTGAAAGCCAGCTGGGTGAACaacaaggaggaagagaaggaggaggaggaggaggaggaggaggaggaggaggaggaggaggagaaccgCGCTCACGGTAACGGGCCGAAGAAAGCCAGAATTAAGCTTTTTAAATAG